GAGAACAGGCAAATAGAAGTATCATCTTTTGGATAATACTGTGGATAAGAGAAGATAACTGGTATTGATGCGCCGAAATATGAAGTGGAAAAgagtaaaatttaatttcgaacggtggtgtggtgggtaGAATGACCAAATAAGTACCGTAGATTACGGTGCTTTGGAGGCTTAGTAATCTAATGCCCATTCGTTGTCTTGCAGAAACGCATCGACAACCTCTTTCATCGAATAATTCGATATCAGTTGATCTTGTGTTAGTTTAACGCGTGTAACGGGATCGAAATGCCCTACACGCTGAAGGTGCTCTTCAATGTCCTTCCGCTCGTACGTCATGCCGGACGGGGTAATCACAGGATCTACTAGCAACTCGAAGCTAATTTTGCCGCACAAGTAATCAGGTACTTCACGTTTCTAAAAACGAATAGGAAACATGCAAAATCAGATATCATTGGTGGTATCCGTATTGAGCGGTTTCTCTTACCCGTCTTCTTTCGTCTACTTTTGCGAACAAGTTGTTTAATTCAGTCATATGATTACCCTGAAAATTCGAATGTGATGTAGTGTATTAGTATACTCATCCAAGTAACTCAACCCGCAACGAAGCTAACAAgaacctcctgctcctctcaCTATTCACTACTTACGCCTTCACGTTCAATTTCTATGGCCTTTTCCTTCGCCGTTTCTTCATTGATCGTATCGTCGAGCTTCAGCTTTGCTAAACGATTCTCCATATCTTCCGTAATGAGCCTGGTGCGGAAGAAAATTGTGGGATAAGAAAAATGGTATAAATGGCGATACGAACACTTCAAGTTCGTTCAAACAGATCTAAACGCACCTATTTAGATAGGACTGCAGCTCAATTTCTTGGCATATTCGCTTCTCCTCCTGTATGTTCCAGCGCTTCTTTCGCGCAAGACGAAGCTGTGATGCAATGTCGTCGCCAAAGTTGAGCTTCTGTTCCTTCGCCAAATCATGCGCTCGTTGCAAATGCTTTATTGCTTCATCAAAGGCTTCCAGCTCCATCAAGCTGAGACCGAGGAAGAAGTGGCCCTTGACAAGATTGGGATCCATGTCCAGTGCGCGCCGACAATCACTGCAAGCGGTCTCCCAGCGTTTCATCTTTATGTGGCACAGGGCACGGTTCGTGAAGTAGGTGGCATTGGTGGAATTTTTGATCTGGAAATATGCAATAAGTTAACAAATGCAACTATATAGCAACAAACAATGCTTAAATATATCAATAACAATTACAATTATCTTCCAATTTTACTGTCTGTCTGGTACGAGGGCTTAACTTCACATCCCAATCAATAgaaatgtaacaaaaataatatttcatGCGTTTGTAGTGAACCAAAGCGCGGCACGTGACACCACATTCCAGGACATACGATACAACTTCGGCATGCCACATTGGCGTAGGTCAAAGCCCAAGAAGCCCGGGATATAATCCGGGTAAAAGTGTGCAACATAGGAGTACGGTTAGTTGAAATTTCCATTCAGTCGTACCGAAACCTTTTACCTATCTCCGACCAATAAACTCTAGCCAGTCATAATTGTTTAGTGCTTTAACCACAAGTGGAAGAATGTGCCCAAAGCATTGATTTCCTAGTCTAGTGCCACCAGACCAAAGACGAACAACAATTCCCTACGTTGGGGCTATGACGAACACCTAATCCAATTTGTAGCGCCAAGCGAGTTTTACTCTAGAACGTGTTTTTCATTCATGAAACACACAAGAAATACGTCATACGTTAATATCATTGCCTCGTGCAGTGAAAATGCAaaggaattttccattttgtgacTGTGGCGATGGACACTTGGCCGGTTATTCCAGGTGTTTAACATGCGTAatctaaaaataaacattcgcTTTCACTAGCTAGCTAAATGCCATTCCTCTTTGTCAGACATTTCATTTAGTTGTCCATACTGCAGAAGAGGACTACATTAACATAATTCATGCAACAAAGCTGCTGAACGGTACTGAGCCCCGGCGTTGGTAAACTGGCTCAAAGCCCAAACGCTGCCTAACACACGCAGCAAACGTTTGGAGGTGGCCAAGGGTCGATTCCCTATCGATAAAACAATAACCTTGAAATGAGTTAAAAGCCCTAAATGGCCCACCTATCGTCCCTGATAGGAGCTCCCTTCCACTTTTAGCATGCATCACGAGACGAGGTGCCACTGTGGACATGTTTGCtacattttaaaatgtgtCCCGCTGGctcgagcgaagaaaaaagggtCAAGCTTTGTTGATGGTTTCGTTATCAATCACCATAACAGCGATAGAACCCAAAATTTGCCGAAGTTTTCCTCCGAATCCGCCCAAACCCAGCTGATTGACGGCACCGACGAGGTAGGCTGGGACGCACGCTGatggaaaggaggaggagtaggatcATAGCAATCTGGTGCAGGATTTTCGTTTGCCGTGTTAATGGGGATCAGGCTCTGCTTCAGCAGCCTGCAAAACTTACAATGGCTTTTGTGTACAGATTAACGGCATCGTCGTATTTGCGGGCGGAGAACAACCGATTGCCTTGATCCTTCAGCTCAACGTCCGAAAGGTTGGCCGTCGTGTACATATGTTTGCTCATCTTGGcgacctgaacctgaaccccTTCACAACAC
The sequence above is a segment of the Anopheles darlingi chromosome 2, idAnoDarlMG_H_01, whole genome shotgun sequence genome. Coding sequences within it:
- the LOC125952568 gene encoding E3 ubiquitin-protein ligase CHIP, which produces MSKHMYTTANLSDVELKDQGNRLFSARKYDDAVNLYTKAIIKNSTNATYFTNRALCHIKMKRWETACSDCRRALDMDPNLVKGHFFLGLSLMELEAFDEAIKHLQRAHDLAKEQKLNFGDDIASQLRLARKKRWNIQEEKRICQEIELQSYLNRLITEDMENRLAKLKLDDTINEETAKEKAIEIEREGGNHMTELNNLFAKVDERRRKREVPDYLCGKISFELLVDPVITPSGMTYERKDIEEHLQRVGHFDPVTRVKLTQDQLISNYSMKEVVDAFLQDNEWALDY